A single window of Luteipulveratus halotolerans DNA harbors:
- a CDS encoding peptidase inhibitor family I36 protein, whose translation TFRSPGAGQGPCIKNNAAAVWNRTSRSVRVYYNSNSSGAYVTVPPGGWGNLPINLQNQNASHKFL comes from the coding sequence ACACGTTCCGCAGCCCGGGCGCCGGCCAGGGCCCGTGCATCAAGAACAACGCGGCGGCCGTGTGGAACCGCACGAGTCGCTCCGTCCGCGTCTACTACAACAGCAACTCCTCGGGCGCGTACGTGACGGTGCCGCCCGGCGGCTGGGGCAACCTGCCGATCAACCTGCAGAACCAGAACGCGTCGCACAAGTTCCTCTGA